The Pseudomonadota bacterium genome includes a region encoding these proteins:
- a CDS encoding zinc-dependent peptidase: MEVLLFGAALAVAWWLYRSWQRWRRRRIARRPLPADWRSILERNVPLYSGLPDALREELHGHIQLFLHDKTFRGFQGLEVTEEMRLTVAGNACLLLLNRPHSEFSGFSSIYLYPDTFVSRQRSYDGLVESIGEHARLGESWHRGPVVLSWDAARSGSRDIRDGHNLVLHEFAHKLDGADGVVDGAPILSHRSQHLSWARVMRREYEQLRRQAGAGLERLINHYGATAPQEFFAVVVETFYERPAQLKRHHPQLYAELEKCFRVDPLAWHAAIDAD, translated from the coding sequence ATGGAGGTGCTGCTGTTCGGCGCTGCGCTTGCCGTGGCCTGGTGGCTGTACCGCAGCTGGCAACGGTGGCGGCGGCGCAGGATTGCCCGCCGACCGCTGCCGGCCGACTGGCGCAGCATTCTCGAGCGCAACGTTCCGCTCTACAGCGGCCTGCCTGATGCGCTCAGAGAAGAGCTGCACGGGCATATTCAGCTGTTTTTGCACGACAAGACGTTTCGGGGTTTCCAGGGACTGGAGGTGACCGAAGAAATGCGGCTTACTGTTGCCGGCAACGCCTGCCTGCTGCTGCTCAATCGCCCTCACAGCGAGTTTTCCGGCTTCTCGTCGATCTATCTCTATCCCGATACTTTCGTCTCCCGACAGCGCAGCTACGACGGCCTGGTCGAGTCGATCGGCGAGCATGCCCGCCTGGGCGAGTCCTGGCATCGTGGACCGGTCGTGCTGTCCTGGGACGCGGCCCGGTCGGGCAGCCGCGATATCCGCGATGGGCACAACCTCGTTCTGCACGAATTCGCGCACAAGCTGGACGGTGCCGACGGTGTGGTTGACGGTGCGCCGATCCTTTCCCATCGCTCGCAGCATCTGAGCTGGGCGCGCGTGATGCGGCGCGAATACGAACAGCTCAGGCGCCAGGCCGGCGCAGGCCTGGAGCGCCTGATCAATCATTACGGCGCCACCGCGCCGCAGGAGTTCTTCGCCGTTGTGGTCGAGACCTTCTACGAAAGGCCGGCGCAGCTCAAGCGCCACCACCCGCAGCTCTACGCTGAGCTGGAGAAATGCTTCCGCGTCGACCCGCTGGCCTGGCATGCCGCCATTGATGCCGACTAG
- a CDS encoding polysaccharide deacetylase family protein, whose product MSRRCYWLALLTLMAFAPALQAGHGVVLLYHHVSSDTPPVTSIAPDRFEAQLDYLADHAFSVWPLDRLLAAVLNDAEVVPDRVVAISFDDAYRSVYAEAWPRLRARGWPFTVFVNTDAVDAGHRPYMSWDQLRDLAAAGVAIENHSASHAHLIARRDDESDTAWRARVSADLARAHRRIAEEVGREPALFAYPYGEDSGALAALVGRHYAFAMTQRSGAIGPLADPLSLPRFPMASGFDDMKRFELAVHSRPLPVIEVEAQPPGDGVRGPLEALVLTVRAGPYRAGQLACYSAAGQPLEIRHDNERRLTVTIAIGGLGQTGRNKINCTAPAKDDSGAFYWFAYQWVKGAVRD is encoded by the coding sequence TTGAGTCGTCGTTGTTACTGGCTGGCGCTGCTCACGCTCATGGCGTTCGCGCCGGCCCTGCAGGCCGGACATGGCGTGGTCTTGCTGTATCACCACGTCAGCAGCGATACGCCGCCGGTGACCAGCATTGCGCCCGATCGATTCGAGGCCCAGCTGGACTACCTTGCCGACCACGCCTTCTCGGTTTGGCCGCTTGACCGACTGCTTGCTGCGGTACTGAACGATGCCGAGGTGGTGCCGGACAGGGTGGTGGCGATCAGCTTCGACGATGCCTACCGGTCAGTATACGCCGAGGCCTGGCCGCGGCTGCGTGCGCGCGGCTGGCCGTTTACGGTTTTCGTCAACACTGATGCGGTCGATGCCGGCCATCGCCCGTACATGTCCTGGGATCAGCTGCGCGATCTTGCCGCCGCCGGCGTGGCGATCGAAAACCACAGCGCCAGTCATGCCCATCTGATCGCGCGTCGCGACGACGAGAGCGACACGGCCTGGCGTGCGCGCGTCAGCGCGGACTTGGCCCGCGCTCACCGGCGCATCGCCGAGGAAGTGGGCCGCGAACCGGCGCTGTTTGCCTATCCTTACGGCGAGGATTCAGGCGCCCTGGCCGCGCTCGTCGGTCGGCACTACGCATTTGCCATGACCCAGCGCTCCGGCGCCATCGGACCGCTGGCCGATCCGCTGTCGTTGCCGCGCTTTCCCATGGCCTCCGGCTTCGATGACATGAAACGCTTCGAGCTGGCGGTTCACTCGCGCCCGCTGCCGGTGATCGAGGTGGAGGCGCAACCTCCCGGCGACGGCGTCCGCGGCCCGCTCGAAGCCCTGGTGCTGACCGTGCGGGCCGGCCCCTACCGCGCCGGGCAGCTGGCCTGTTACTCGGCGGCCGGACAGCCACTCGAAATCCGACACGACAACGAGCGCCGGTTGACGGTAACAATCGCGATCGGGGGTCTGGGACAGACCGGTCGCAACAAGATCAATTGCACGGCGCCGGCCAAAGACGACAGCGGCGCCTTCTACTGGTTCGCCTACCAGTGGGTAAAGGGTGCCGTGCGCGACTGA
- a CDS encoding Bax protein, protein MTEADHHEAHSAGPAGWRTDTVVGVVILLALAVAPLYRAGPERLPEFGAIAESATLKSEFFAFLAPVVAAENERVLEQRRRLLEIAPRIRSAVALSPIDRRWLRRLAAEYELEWPGRSRADTLEALLRRVDIIPVPLALVQAAAESGWGRSRFAREGNNLFGQWCYAPGCGIVPARRSPDQVHEVAAFETVGDSVRRYLNNLNTHPSYRGLREIRARQRAAGQRPLALQLANGLAPYSERREAYVEDIRQMIRANRDLIDEAVEPARATTGV, encoded by the coding sequence GTGACTGAGGCTGATCATCACGAAGCGCATTCCGCCGGGCCGGCGGGCTGGCGGACGGACACGGTCGTGGGGGTGGTGATCCTGCTGGCGCTGGCGGTTGCGCCCTTGTACCGTGCCGGGCCCGAGCGCCTGCCCGAGTTCGGCGCCATTGCGGAGTCCGCGACGCTGAAAAGCGAGTTCTTTGCCTTTCTTGCGCCGGTGGTTGCCGCGGAGAATGAGCGCGTGCTGGAGCAGCGCCGGCGACTGCTCGAAATCGCTCCGCGTATTCGGTCCGCGGTGGCGCTGTCGCCAATTGACCGGCGCTGGTTGCGTCGCCTGGCGGCGGAGTATGAGCTGGAATGGCCGGGTCGCTCAAGGGCGGACACGCTCGAGGCGCTGCTGCGCCGGGTTGATATCATCCCCGTGCCGCTGGCGCTGGTCCAGGCGGCGGCCGAGTCCGGTTGGGGACGGTCGCGTTTTGCCCGAGAGGGTAACAACCTGTTCGGACAGTGGTGCTACGCGCCGGGCTGCGGCATCGTGCCGGCGCGGCGCAGTCCGGACCAGGTCCACGAAGTCGCCGCTTTCGAGACGGTCGGCGATTCGGTGCGGCGTTACCTCAACAACCTCAACACCCATCCGTCCTATCGCGGTCTGCGTGAGATTCGTGCTCGTCAGCGTGCCGCCGGGCAGCGACCGCTGGCGCTGCAGTTGGCCAATGGCCTGGCGCCCTACTCGGAGCGGCGCGAGGCCTACGTGGAGGACATCCGGCAGATGATCCGGGCCAACCGCGACCTGATCGATGAAGCCGTCGAGCCGGCGCGCGCGACGACGGGGGTCTAG
- a CDS encoding SDR family oxidoreductase: MVLGATGGIGSALVERLEAARLFDAVVGLSRRSDPPVDVTDEDSIARAARHVCQTGGELRLVLDASGFLHDQNFMPEKSWQQLDPAHLAKAFAVNATGPALLMKHFLPLLARRGRSVFATLSARVGSIGDNRLGGWYSYRASKAALNMLVRAASIELARQNKAAICVALHPGTVDTRLSQPFGKAGLQVRSPATAAVELLGVIDRLGPEHSGGFFDHHGEPVPW, translated from the coding sequence GTGGTGCTTGGCGCCACCGGTGGTATTGGCTCGGCGCTGGTCGAACGGCTCGAGGCGGCCCGGCTTTTCGATGCAGTCGTCGGGCTGTCGCGCCGCAGCGATCCGCCGGTCGATGTGACCGACGAGGACAGCATCGCGCGGGCCGCCCGGCATGTGTGCCAGACGGGCGGCGAGCTCAGGCTGGTCCTGGATGCCAGCGGGTTTCTGCACGACCAGAACTTCATGCCCGAAAAATCCTGGCAACAGCTCGATCCGGCGCACCTGGCGAAGGCCTTTGCCGTCAACGCCACCGGCCCGGCCCTGTTGATGAAGCACTTTCTGCCGCTGCTGGCGCGTCGGGGCCGGTCGGTCTTTGCCACGCTGTCGGCGCGGGTCGGCTCGATCGGCGATAACCGGCTCGGTGGCTGGTACAGCTACCGCGCTTCCAAGGCGGCCCTGAACATGCTGGTGCGCGCGGCCTCGATTGAGCTTGCGCGCCAGAACAAGGCGGCCATATGCGTGGCCCTGCACCCCGGCACCGTCGATACCCGGCTTTCGCAGCCGTTCGGCAAGGCCGGCCTGCAGGTTCGTTCACCGGCAACCGCCGCGGTCGAGCTGCTGGGCGTCATCGATCGCCTGGGCCCCGAGCACAGCGGCGGCTTTTTCGACCATCACGGCGAGCCGGTGCCCTGGTAG
- a CDS encoding sodium:solute symporter family protein encodes MVSTQLVVLAVYFVVIFGVGVYAARFVDDHTDFLLAGRRLGLGLATATLCATHFGGGFVMGSGEWGFEHGMTGIAYAAGVGLSLIVLGLVAARRMRRLAQFTVPDYLALRYRSDAVRLLGTLLSLIAIIGIIGAQVWAAQGALSVLGIDPTRAAVAATLLFIVYTAMSGLWGVTLTDAVQLAIVFVGVPIAALLALGEAGGLDGIRIAIDAQALEMDSERFFSPVGAGAGLVLAAVVPTMMYTLIGQDFYQRLFAARDETTAFRAALVAGVLLIVFALFPVIAGMSARALFGPDIEAARAIPMLIDEVLPVWAAAIVIAAILGAIMSTADSLLMAGTSHVTHDIYVKLINPAAEAHSKRLLLISRVVTVVLGLAALMLALNFQAIIGMLLMSYTLYAAGVFIPVIGGLYWKRATAPGAIAAILGGSGFGLVAELGWIAAADLPLVGHFPIIVTGALVSLVLFVAVSLATRPVEPAAGV; translated from the coding sequence ATGGTGAGCACGCAGCTGGTCGTACTGGCCGTTTATTTTGTCGTCATTTTCGGCGTCGGCGTCTACGCCGCACGCTTCGTTGACGACCATACCGATTTCTTGCTGGCCGGCCGGCGGCTTGGCCTGGGGCTGGCGACGGCAACGCTGTGCGCTACGCACTTCGGCGGCGGGTTCGTCATGGGTTCGGGCGAGTGGGGGTTCGAGCATGGGATGACCGGCATTGCCTATGCCGCTGGTGTCGGGCTGTCGCTGATCGTGCTGGGGCTGGTGGCGGCGCGCCGGATGCGCCGGCTGGCGCAGTTCACCGTGCCTGATTACCTGGCGCTACGCTACCGCAGCGACGCGGTCCGGCTGCTGGGCACCCTGCTGTCTCTGATCGCCATCATCGGCATTATCGGTGCCCAGGTCTGGGCGGCGCAGGGTGCGCTGTCGGTGCTGGGCATCGACCCGACCCGCGCGGCGGTGGCCGCGACCCTGCTGTTCATCGTCTACACGGCGATGTCGGGACTGTGGGGCGTGACCCTGACCGATGCGGTGCAGCTGGCCATCGTGTTTGTCGGCGTACCGATTGCCGCGCTGCTGGCGCTGGGCGAGGCCGGCGGGCTGGACGGCATTCGCATCGCGATCGACGCGCAGGCGCTGGAGATGGACTCCGAGCGATTCTTCAGCCCGGTTGGTGCCGGCGCCGGTCTGGTTCTGGCGGCTGTCGTGCCAACCATGATGTATACGCTGATCGGGCAGGACTTCTACCAGCGTTTGTTCGCGGCGCGCGACGAAACCACTGCGTTTCGCGCGGCGCTGGTCGCCGGCGTGCTGCTGATCGTCTTCGCGCTGTTTCCGGTGATCGCAGGCATGTCGGCCCGCGCGCTGTTCGGGCCCGACATCGAGGCGGCGCGCGCCATTCCGATGCTGATCGACGAGGTCCTGCCGGTCTGGGCGGCGGCGATTGTCATCGCCGCCATTCTCGGCGCCATCATGTCGACCGCCGATTCCTTGTTGATGGCCGGCACCTCGCACGTCACCCACGACATTTACGTCAAGCTGATCAATCCCGCCGCCGAGGCCCACTCGAAACGCCTGCTGCTGATCTCGCGCGTGGTCACCGTCGTTCTGGGCCTGGCTGCGCTGATGCTGGCGCTGAACTTTCAGGCCATCATCGGCATGCTGCTGATGTCCTACACGCTCTATGCTGCCGGCGTATTTATTCCGGTGATCGGCGGGCTGTACTGGAAGCGCGCCACAGCGCCCGGCGCCATCGCCGCCATCCTCGGCGGGTCGGGCTTCGGTCTGGTCGCCGAGCTGGGCTGGATCGCCGCGGCTGACCTGCCGCTCGTCGGCCACTTTCCGATCATCGTCACCGGCGCGCTGGTCTCGCTGGTGCTGTTCGTGGCCGTGTCGCTGGCCACACGGCCGGTCGAACCCGCAGCCGGGGTCTGA
- a CDS encoding serine hydrolase has protein sequence MPRWLPLALLLTTCAAPAADYFPERGHWEQRPPAELGFDARALADAVAWARSQAETEPSDLHQVIYGHFAPREPVFRILGPTRPRAGDSGMIIRRGYIAASWGDLNRADMVFSVAKSFLSTMAVLALEDGAIGDLHEPVGRRVQEGRFDGPHNGAVTWHHLLQQTSEWEGSLWGIPDWADRPVGNGPVDWPDRELQTPGSRYKYNDVRVNLLAYALLQVLREPLPVVLRERIMDPIGASPGWRWHGYHNAWVELDGQHMQSVSGGGHFGGGMFISTEDLARFGLLFQRRGQWQGRQLFPADWTDTLAQPVADRPDYGYLWWLNTARERIPEAPESAYWAAGFGGNFIYVDAHNDLVIVLRWIPALEGTVARVLDALAEP, from the coding sequence ATGCCACGATGGTTGCCGCTGGCCCTGCTGCTGACCACATGCGCCGCCCCGGCGGCAGACTATTTCCCCGAGCGGGGTCACTGGGAGCAGCGACCGCCGGCGGAGTTGGGGTTCGATGCCCGGGCGCTCGCGGATGCGGTTGCCTGGGCGCGCTCGCAGGCCGAGACCGAGCCGTCTGATCTCCACCAGGTGATCTATGGCCACTTCGCTCCACGCGAGCCGGTTTTCCGCATTCTCGGGCCGACCCGTCCTCGCGCCGGCGACAGCGGCATGATCATCCGTCGCGGGTACATTGCCGCCAGCTGGGGCGACCTGAATCGTGCCGACATGGTCTTCAGCGTGGCCAAGAGCTTCCTGAGCACCATGGCGGTACTGGCTCTGGAAGACGGCGCCATCGGCGACCTGCACGAGCCGGTGGGGCGCCGGGTGCAGGAGGGCCGGTTCGACGGTCCGCACAACGGCGCGGTGACCTGGCACCACCTGCTCCAGCAGACCTCGGAGTGGGAGGGCAGCCTGTGGGGCATTCCGGACTGGGCCGACCGTCCCGTGGGTAACGGGCCGGTCGACTGGCCCGATCGTGAGCTGCAGACGCCCGGCAGCCGCTACAAGTACAACGATGTGCGCGTCAATCTGCTCGCCTATGCGTTGCTCCAGGTCCTGCGCGAGCCGCTGCCGGTGGTGCTGCGCGAGCGCATCATGGATCCGATCGGGGCTTCGCCGGGCTGGCGCTGGCACGGCTACCACAACGCCTGGGTGGAGCTCGACGGCCAGCACATGCAGTCGGTCTCCGGCGGCGGGCACTTTGGTGGCGGCATGTTCATCAGCACCGAGGATCTGGCACGCTTCGGGCTGCTGTTTCAGCGCCGCGGTCAGTGGCAAGGCCGCCAGCTGTTTCCGGCCGACTGGACAGATACCCTGGCCCAGCCGGTTGCCGACCGGCCTGACTACGGCTATCTGTGGTGGCTCAATACCGCCCGAGAACGCATCCCCGAGGCACCGGAAAGCGCGTACTGGGCGGCCGGCTTTGGCGGCAATTTCATTTACGTTGATGCGCACAATGATCTGGTCATCGTCCTGCGCTGGATCCCCGCCCTCGAAGGCACCGTCGCCCGCGTGCTCGATGCCCTGGCCGAGCCCTGA
- a CDS encoding DUF3375 domain-containing protein encodes MDFETLGKLREAHGGWRLLLADHAPMIVSFFHRCFIEPNVRAMAEGELISRLEDHLTGIREIQGEEAFPRSALSYLKDWADDRRAWLRRYYTADSDEAHYDLTPAAEGAIRWLAGLDQPQFVGAESRLMTVFDLLQQIVSGTETDPAARIAELEAKRESINAEIERIREGELALMDDTRLKERFLQMADTARALLADFRQVEHNFRQLDRQVRERMTWFEGGKGEVLEEVFGEHDVIAESDQGRSFRAFWDFLMSPTRQEELTGLLEKIFELEAVVALNPDRRLKRVHYDWLEAGEVTQRTVARLSEQLRRFLDDQAWLENRRIMELIRSLERKAVTVRDRPPRQLGMRLDMPVPELNLVMDRPLFSPPLRPDIQADVALADDRLIDTDALFDQVHVDRPALEAGIRRALQHCDQISLAELVESQPLEQGLAELVTYLSIAAEDDSALIDEKKTQTVTWTRGDGRQRRARVPLVLFSR; translated from the coding sequence ATGGACTTCGAGACTCTGGGCAAGCTGCGCGAAGCCCACGGCGGCTGGCGGCTGCTGCTGGCCGATCATGCGCCGATGATCGTCAGCTTCTTTCACCGCTGCTTTATCGAGCCCAACGTCCGCGCCATGGCCGAGGGTGAGCTCATCAGCCGACTAGAAGATCACCTGACCGGCATCCGCGAAATACAGGGTGAGGAGGCCTTCCCGCGTTCGGCGCTGTCCTACCTCAAGGACTGGGCCGACGATCGGCGCGCCTGGCTCAGGCGCTACTACACTGCCGACAGCGACGAGGCCCATTACGATCTGACGCCGGCGGCCGAGGGCGCCATCCGCTGGCTGGCCGGGCTGGACCAGCCGCAGTTCGTCGGCGCCGAATCACGTCTGATGACGGTGTTCGACCTGCTTCAGCAGATCGTTAGCGGCACTGAAACCGACCCGGCCGCGCGCATCGCTGAACTGGAAGCGAAACGCGAGTCCATCAATGCCGAGATCGAGCGCATCCGCGAGGGCGAGCTGGCCCTCATGGACGACACCCGGCTCAAGGAGCGTTTTCTGCAGATGGCCGACACCGCCCGCGCACTGCTGGCCGATTTCCGCCAGGTCGAGCACAACTTTCGCCAGCTCGACCGCCAGGTGCGCGAGCGCATGACATGGTTTGAGGGCGGCAAGGGCGAGGTGCTCGAAGAGGTTTTCGGCGAACATGATGTCATCGCCGAGTCCGACCAGGGCCGCAGCTTTCGCGCCTTCTGGGATTTCTTGATGTCGCCGACCCGGCAGGAAGAGCTGACCGGCCTGCTGGAGAAGATCTTCGAACTCGAGGCGGTCGTGGCGCTTAACCCCGACCGACGCCTCAAGCGCGTTCACTACGACTGGCTGGAGGCCGGCGAAGTCACCCAGCGGACAGTTGCTCGTTTGTCCGAACAGCTGCGCCGCTTTCTTGACGATCAGGCCTGGCTTGAGAACCGCCGCATCATGGAGCTGATCCGCAGCCTCGAGCGCAAGGCCGTGACTGTGCGCGATCGCCCGCCGCGCCAGCTCGGCATGCGGCTGGACATGCCCGTACCGGAACTGAATCTGGTCATGGATCGTCCGCTGTTCAGCCCGCCGCTGCGCCCCGACATTCAGGCCGACGTCGCGCTGGCCGACGACCGGCTGATCGATACCGACGCGCTGTTCGACCAGGTCCATGTCGACCGCCCGGCGCTGGAGGCCGGCATCCGCCGTGCCCTGCAGCATTGCGACCAGATCAGCCTGGCCGAGCTGGTCGAGAGTCAACCGCTCGAACAGGGCCTGGCCGAGCTGGTCACCTACCTGTCCATTGCGGCCGAGGACGATAGCGCGCTGATCGACGAGAAGAAGACCCAGACCGTCACCTGGACCCGGGGCGATGGTCGCCAGCGTCGGGCCCGGGTGCCTCTGGTACTATTTTCGCGATGA
- a CDS encoding DUF4194 domain-containing protein yields MTDSAPDDPGLSLPLIALFKGVVYADQAPDNWQSLLERQAAVADYVAVLGLELIVDESEGYAFLRQRPTEGDEGELPRLMARRQLSYPVSLLLALLRKKLAEHDAGSGDVRLVLARAEIADLVRLFLPDSANEAKLIDRVGMDINKAVEMGFLRKLRGQDDQYEVRRILKAYVDAQWLSELDDRLGEYAEHALEG; encoded by the coding sequence ATGACCGATTCCGCACCCGACGATCCCGGCCTGTCGCTGCCGCTGATCGCCTTGTTCAAGGGCGTCGTCTACGCCGACCAGGCCCCCGACAACTGGCAGAGTCTGCTCGAGCGCCAGGCCGCCGTTGCCGATTACGTGGCCGTGCTCGGCCTGGAGCTGATCGTCGACGAATCCGAGGGCTATGCCTTTCTGCGCCAGCGCCCGACCGAAGGCGACGAGGGCGAGTTGCCGCGGTTGATGGCGCGCCGCCAGTTGAGCTACCCGGTCAGCCTGCTGCTGGCCCTGCTGCGCAAGAAGCTCGCCGAGCACGACGCCGGCAGCGGCGATGTTCGCCTGGTGCTCGCGCGCGCCGAAATCGCCGACCTGGTGCGCCTTTTCCTGCCCGATTCGGCCAACGAGGCCAAGCTGATCGACCGGGTCGGCATGGACATCAATAAAGCCGTCGAGATGGGTTTTCTGCGCAAGCTCCGCGGCCAGGACGACCAGTACGAGGTGCGCCGTATTCTCAAGGCCTACGTCGATGCCCAGTGGCTCAGCGAGCTCGATGACCGCCTCGGCGAATACGCCGAACACGCACTCGAGGGCTGA